One Luteimonas sp. MC1825 DNA segment encodes these proteins:
- a CDS encoding heavy metal-responsive transcriptional regulator: MQIGQLSKRTDTPIDTIRYYERNGVLPAPDRQASGYRSFGDDDVARLRFVRRAKGLGFTLREIRDLLALWSSRGEDMAAVRQAAHLRLGEVEHKIDELERIRDGLRALVDACPGHGDVTHCPILASLSGEHE; the protein is encoded by the coding sequence ATGCAGATCGGACAACTCAGCAAGCGCACCGACACACCAATCGACACCATCCGGTACTACGAGCGCAACGGCGTGCTGCCGGCGCCGGATCGGCAGGCGTCGGGCTACCGCAGCTTCGGCGACGACGATGTCGCACGGCTGCGGTTCGTGCGGCGTGCCAAGGGCCTGGGGTTCACGCTGCGCGAGATCCGCGACCTGCTGGCGCTCTGGTCCAGCCGTGGCGAGGACATGGCGGCCGTGCGCCAGGCCGCCCACCTGCGGCTGGGCGAGGTCGAGCACAAGATCGATGAGCTCGAGCGCATCCGCGACGGCCTGCGTGCCCTGGTGGACGCCTGCCCGGGACACGGCGATGTCACGCACTGCCCGATCCTGGCCTCCCTTTCAGGCGAACACGAATGA
- a CDS encoding helix-turn-helix domain-containing protein: MSKVAFPRLDASVLADDGDDYRFCSTCAFSQACLAEGMDKASLGDLHMLVQHVGPLHAGEHLFRTGDPFEAIAAVRAGTVKTYVIDRNGREHVLGFHLPGEVIGLDGIDGDTYPCNAVALDTVMLCRFSFPQISVLAARLPGLQKHLFRLLSRDIGRAALLSGDWSADERMAAFLVGISRRLAARGFSPDRFQLTMARTDIANYLRLAPETVSRVLKRLQDDGLLGVDRRELEILDRKRIEALAAPVLWTQA; this comes from the coding sequence GTGAGCAAGGTCGCGTTTCCGCGCCTCGATGCCAGCGTGCTGGCAGACGACGGCGACGACTACCGCTTCTGCTCCACCTGCGCCTTTTCCCAGGCGTGCTTGGCGGAGGGCATGGACAAGGCCTCATTGGGCGACCTGCACATGCTGGTGCAGCATGTGGGTCCGCTGCATGCCGGGGAACACCTGTTCCGCACCGGTGATCCGTTCGAGGCGATCGCGGCGGTGCGCGCCGGCACGGTCAAGACCTATGTCATCGACCGCAACGGCCGCGAACACGTGCTCGGGTTCCACCTGCCGGGCGAGGTGATCGGCCTGGACGGCATCGATGGCGACACCTATCCCTGCAATGCGGTGGCTCTGGACACGGTGATGCTCTGCCGGTTCTCGTTTCCGCAGATCTCGGTGCTCGCCGCGCGCCTGCCCGGGCTGCAGAAGCACCTGTTCCGGCTGCTCAGCCGTGATATCGGCCGCGCCGCCCTGCTCTCCGGAGACTGGAGCGCGGACGAGCGGATGGCGGCGTTCCTGGTGGGGATTTCGCGGCGCCTTGCCGCGCGCGGGTTCTCGCCCGACCGTTTCCAGCTGACCATGGCACGCACCGACATCGCCAATTACCTGCGCCTCGCGCCGGAAACGGTCAGCCGTGTGCTCAAGCGCCTGCAGGACGATGGCCTGCTTGGCGTCGACCGCCGCGAGCTGGAGATCCTCGACCGCAAGCGGATCGAGGCGCTGGCCGCGCCGGTGCTCTGGACGCAGGCCTGA
- a CDS encoding heavy metal translocating P-type ATPase — translation MNEDTVAGHAGGACGKHVADGPAAARDPVCGMSVDPARTPHHARHDGIDHHFCSAGCRTKFVADPLRYLSPAPDSVPAAPPGTIYICPMDPEIRQEGPGTCPICGMALEPEMPSLDDADSPELVDFTRRFWWTLPLTVVVVVLAMWGHHLHALSTTARTWIEFALTAPVVLWAGRPFLERCVASIRNRSPNMWTLIGIGVSAAFVYSAVATIAPGLFPDGFREHGRVGVYFEAAATIVSLTLLGQLLELRARSRTSSAMKALLSLAPTTARRLRADGDDEDIPLAHVHVGDRLRVRPGEKVPVDGEVIEGRSPVDESMLTGEPVPVAKAPGDRVVGATLNGNGALVIRATQVGADTVLARIVQLVAQAQRSRAPMQRLADRVAYWFVLAVLGIAVLTFFVWGMFGPEPSWTFALLNAVSVLIIACPCALGLATPMSIMVATGSAAKAGVLFRDAEAIERLAVVDTLVVDKTGTLTEGRPAFRDVVVADGFDASEVLRLAASLDQVSEHPLADAIVAEARARGLPLSAAEDFDSDTGIGVRGRIDGRAIAVGNTVLMQGAGADPAPLATRADALRADGASVVHVAVDGRLAGLVVLADPVKASTHEAIAGLHAAGIRIVMATGDGEATARAVARELGIDEVHGEMRPADKSALVARLQGEGRRVAMAGDGINDAPALASADVGIAMGTGTDVAMSSAQVTLVGGDLRGIVRARRIAQASVANMKQNLGFAFLYNAIGVPVAAGVLYPFTGLLLSPMLAALAMSLSSVSVVANALRLGARRFN, via the coding sequence ATGAACGAAGATACGGTCGCCGGTCACGCCGGTGGTGCGTGCGGCAAGCACGTTGCCGACGGACCCGCCGCGGCCAGGGATCCCGTGTGTGGCATGTCCGTCGACCCGGCGCGCACGCCACACCACGCCCGCCACGACGGCATCGACCACCACTTCTGCTCTGCCGGCTGCCGAACGAAGTTCGTGGCCGATCCGCTGCGTTACCTCTCCCCTGCCCCGGACAGCGTGCCCGCCGCGCCGCCCGGCACGATCTACATCTGCCCCATGGATCCTGAAATCCGCCAGGAAGGTCCCGGCACCTGCCCGATCTGCGGCATGGCGCTCGAGCCGGAAATGCCTTCGCTGGACGACGCGGACAGCCCGGAACTGGTCGACTTCACGCGGCGCTTCTGGTGGACGCTGCCGCTTACCGTGGTGGTGGTGGTGCTGGCGATGTGGGGCCATCACCTGCACGCGCTGTCCACTACCGCGCGCACCTGGATCGAGTTCGCACTCACGGCGCCGGTGGTGCTGTGGGCTGGCCGCCCGTTCCTTGAGCGCTGCGTGGCGTCGATCCGCAATCGCAGCCCGAACATGTGGACGCTGATCGGCATCGGCGTGTCGGCGGCGTTCGTGTACAGCGCGGTGGCCACGATCGCGCCCGGGCTGTTTCCGGACGGCTTCCGCGAGCACGGCCGGGTCGGCGTGTACTTCGAGGCCGCAGCCACGATCGTTTCGCTGACCCTGCTTGGCCAGTTGCTGGAGCTGCGGGCGCGCTCCAGGACCTCGTCGGCGATGAAGGCGCTGCTGAGCCTCGCACCCACCACCGCGCGTCGCCTGCGCGCCGATGGCGACGACGAGGACATTCCGCTCGCCCATGTGCACGTCGGCGATCGCCTGCGCGTGCGCCCCGGCGAGAAGGTGCCGGTGGATGGCGAGGTGATCGAGGGCCGCTCGCCGGTCGACGAGTCCATGCTCACCGGCGAACCGGTGCCGGTGGCCAAGGCACCCGGCGACCGCGTGGTGGGCGCCACGCTCAACGGCAACGGCGCACTGGTGATCCGCGCCACCCAGGTCGGTGCCGACACGGTGCTGGCGCGTATCGTGCAGCTGGTGGCGCAGGCGCAGCGTTCGCGCGCGCCGATGCAGCGCCTGGCCGACCGGGTCGCCTACTGGTTCGTGCTGGCGGTGCTGGGGATCGCGGTGCTGACGTTCTTCGTCTGGGGCATGTTCGGCCCGGAGCCGTCGTGGACGTTCGCGCTGCTCAACGCGGTGTCGGTGCTGATCATCGCCTGCCCCTGCGCGCTCGGCCTGGCCACGCCGATGTCGATCATGGTCGCGACCGGCAGCGCGGCCAAGGCCGGCGTGCTGTTCCGCGATGCCGAGGCCATCGAGCGCCTTGCCGTCGTCGACACGCTCGTCGTCGACAAGACCGGCACGCTCACCGAGGGTCGGCCGGCGTTCCGCGACGTGGTGGTTGCCGACGGCTTCGATGCCTCCGAGGTCCTGAGGCTCGCGGCAAGCCTCGACCAGGTGAGCGAGCACCCGCTGGCCGATGCCATCGTGGCCGAGGCCCGTGCGCGCGGCCTGCCGCTTTCGGCCGCCGAAGACTTCGACTCCGACACCGGCATCGGCGTGCGCGGTCGCATTGATGGCCGCGCCATCGCGGTCGGCAACACCGTGTTGATGCAGGGTGCGGGCGCGGATCCCGCGCCACTTGCGACCCGTGCCGACGCGCTGCGCGCCGATGGCGCCAGCGTGGTCCACGTGGCCGTCGACGGCCGCCTTGCCGGCCTGGTGGTCCTGGCCGACCCGGTCAAGGCCAGCACCCACGAGGCGATCGCCGGCCTGCATGCCGCGGGCATCCGCATCGTCATGGCCACCGGCGATGGCGAAGCAACCGCACGCGCGGTCGCGCGCGAGCTCGGCATCGACGAGGTCCACGGCGAGATGCGGCCAGCCGACAAGTCGGCGCTGGTCGCGCGGCTGCAGGGCGAAGGCCGCCGCGTGGCGATGGCGGGCGACGGCATCAACGACGCACCGGCGCTGGCGTCCGCCGATGTCGGCATTGCCATGGGGACCGGGACCGATGTCGCCATGTCGAGCGCTCAGGTCACGCTCGTCGGTGGCGACCTGCGCGGCATCGTGCGTGCACGGCGCATCGCGCAGGCCTCGGTGGCCAACATGAAGCAGAACCTGGGCTTCGCCTTCCTCTACAACGCGATCGGCGTGCCGGTGGCGGCCGGCGTGCTGTATCCGTTCACCGGCCTGCTGCTGAGCCCCATGCTGGCGGCGCTGGCGATGAGCCTGAGCTCGGTGTCGGTGGTCGCCAATGCGCTGCGCCTGGGTGCACGGCGCTTCAACTGA
- a CDS encoding DUF411 domain-containing protein, with amino-acid sequence MLVHKSPSCGCCSAWIDHMRAAGFGIEVRDVDDMGPVKESLGVPFGKGSCHTAEIDGFFIEGHVPAEDIKRLLAEKPDAKGLVLPGMPAGSPGMEMPDGRVQPFVVELVARDGTTSVYARHGE; translated from the coding sequence ATGCTGGTGCACAAGAGTCCGAGTTGCGGCTGCTGCAGCGCGTGGATCGACCACATGCGCGCCGCCGGCTTCGGAATCGAAGTGCGCGACGTCGACGACATGGGCCCGGTCAAGGAGTCGCTTGGCGTTCCGTTTGGCAAGGGGTCCTGCCATACCGCCGAGATCGACGGCTTCTTCATCGAAGGTCACGTGCCCGCGGAGGACATCAAGCGCCTGCTGGCTGAGAAGCCGGATGCGAAGGGGCTTGTGCTGCCGGGCATGCCCGCCGGATCCCCGGGCATGGAAATGCCGGACGGACGCGTCCAGCCGTTCGTGGTCGAACTGGTGGCGCGCGACGGCACGACGTCGGTCTACGCGCGCCACGGCGAGTAG
- a CDS encoding nitric-oxide reductase large subunit: MGTYRKLWLGLAILLVSSFSVLLWAGGEIFRAAPPMPEQVVSESGQVVYTRADIERGRQVWQSIGGMQLGSIWGHGGYVAPDWSADWLHREAVGVLDLWTREAGGTTWAELPAVERTSLQGRLQESIRRNTYDAATGTITLDADRVSAITEVAAHYVSLFGNDPATAGLREAYAMKNDTVPDADHRRSLTAFFWWTSWAATTERPSEIGDGMVPEKSGVVPQQVTYTNNWPSEPLVGNRPAAPLWVWSAFSVLFLIAGIALLGWWHAVSHDREERGHAIPASDPFAALRLTPSMRAVAKYFWLVLALFLVQILLGAITAHYQVEGQDAYGFALSEILPYSLSRTWHTQLSVLWIAVAWLGTGLYIAPLLSGHEPKFQRFGVNFLFFSLIIIVVGSFAGQWFAVMQKLGLEHNFWFGHQGWEYADMGRFWQWYLFIGLLLWVALVGRALWPVLRNRDNESRHIVGLMFMATAAIGLFFASALMWGEHTHISEVEYWRWWLVHLWVEGFFEVFATAVMALIFTKLGLLKTSTATVAVLFATIIFMAGGVLGTLHHLYFVGTPTAVVALGASFSALEVVPLAYIGFEAYQTWKHGKATPWMARYRWPVMFFIAVSFWNLVGAGLFGFLINPPLSLYYMQGLNLTPLHGHTALFGVYGMLGIALMLFCLRGLRGQMVWDTRALKVSFWCLNIGLALMALLTLLPLGTMQLLAAIEHGYAHARSAEFMQRPIVDLLVWMRVPGDTIFSVGAFALSWFVLRLWIAPRRDPALLPGTDTEVA; the protein is encoded by the coding sequence ATGGGGACCTATCGAAAGCTCTGGCTGGGACTGGCAATACTGCTGGTCTCTTCGTTTTCCGTGCTGCTGTGGGCGGGAGGCGAGATTTTCCGCGCCGCGCCGCCCATGCCCGAACAGGTGGTGTCGGAGAGCGGCCAGGTCGTCTACACCCGCGCCGATATCGAACGCGGCCGCCAGGTCTGGCAATCCATCGGCGGCATGCAACTGGGCTCGATCTGGGGTCACGGCGGCTACGTCGCCCCGGACTGGAGCGCGGACTGGCTGCACCGCGAAGCGGTCGGCGTGCTCGACCTGTGGACGCGCGAGGCCGGTGGAACGACCTGGGCCGAGTTGCCCGCAGTTGAACGCACCAGCCTGCAGGGGCGCCTGCAGGAATCCATCCGCCGCAACACCTACGATGCGGCCACCGGCACGATCACCCTCGATGCCGACCGCGTGTCGGCGATCACCGAGGTGGCTGCGCACTACGTAAGCCTGTTCGGCAACGATCCGGCCACCGCGGGCCTGCGCGAGGCCTACGCGATGAAGAACGACACCGTGCCCGACGCCGACCATCGGCGCTCGCTGACGGCGTTCTTCTGGTGGACGTCCTGGGCGGCCACCACCGAGCGGCCCAGCGAAATCGGCGACGGCATGGTGCCGGAGAAGTCCGGCGTGGTACCGCAGCAGGTCACCTACACCAACAACTGGCCCAGCGAGCCGCTGGTCGGCAATCGCCCGGCCGCGCCGCTCTGGGTCTGGTCCGCCTTCAGCGTGCTGTTCCTGATCGCCGGCATCGCCCTGCTCGGCTGGTGGCATGCAGTGAGCCACGACAGGGAGGAGCGCGGTCACGCCATTCCGGCAAGCGACCCGTTCGCGGCGCTGCGCCTGACGCCGTCGATGCGCGCGGTGGCCAAGTATTTCTGGCTGGTGCTGGCGCTGTTCCTGGTGCAGATCCTGCTGGGCGCGATCACCGCGCATTACCAGGTGGAAGGCCAGGACGCGTACGGCTTTGCCCTTTCCGAGATCCTGCCCTACTCGCTCTCGCGCACCTGGCACACGCAACTCTCGGTGCTCTGGATCGCGGTCGCCTGGCTTGGCACCGGCCTGTACATCGCGCCACTGCTGTCGGGCCATGAACCGAAGTTCCAGCGGTTCGGCGTCAACTTCCTGTTCTTCTCGCTGATCATCATCGTGGTCGGCTCGTTCGCCGGCCAATGGTTCGCGGTGATGCAGAAGCTGGGCCTGGAGCACAACTTCTGGTTCGGCCACCAGGGCTGGGAATACGCCGACATGGGCCGTTTCTGGCAGTGGTACCTGTTCATCGGCCTGTTGCTGTGGGTGGCGCTGGTGGGTCGCGCGCTGTGGCCCGTGTTGCGCAACCGCGACAACGAGTCGCGGCACATCGTCGGCCTGATGTTCATGGCCACCGCGGCGATCGGCCTGTTCTTCGCCTCGGCGCTGATGTGGGGCGAGCACACGCACATTTCCGAGGTCGAATACTGGCGCTGGTGGCTGGTGCACCTCTGGGTCGAAGGCTTCTTCGAAGTGTTCGCGACCGCGGTGATGGCGCTGATCTTCACCAAGCTGGGCCTGCTGAAGACGTCCACGGCCACGGTCGCGGTGCTGTTCGCCACCATCATCTTCATGGCCGGTGGCGTGCTGGGCACCCTGCACCACCTGTACTTCGTCGGCACGCCGACCGCGGTGGTGGCGCTGGGCGCGAGCTTCTCGGCGCTGGAAGTGGTTCCGCTGGCCTACATCGGCTTCGAGGCCTACCAGACCTGGAAGCACGGCAAGGCCACGCCGTGGATGGCGCGCTACCGCTGGCCGGTGATGTTCTTCATCGCGGTGTCGTTCTGGAACCTGGTGGGCGCGGGCCTGTTCGGCTTCCTGATCAACCCGCCGCTCTCGCTGTACTACATGCAGGGCCTGAACCTCACGCCGCTGCATGGCCACACCGCGCTGTTCGGCGTGTACGGCATGCTCGGCATCGCGCTGATGCTGTTCTGCCTGCGTGGCCTGCGCGGGCAGATGGTCTGGGACACGCGGGCCCTGAAGGTCTCGTTCTGGTGCCTCAACATCGGCCTGGCGCTGATGGCACTGCTGACACTGCTGCCGCTGGGTACGATGCAGCTGCTGGCGGCGATCGAGCACGGCTATGCCCATGCGCGTTCGGCCGAGTTCATGCAGCGGCCGATCGTCGACCTGCTGGTGTGGATGCGGGTCCCGGGCGATACAATCTTCAGCGTGGGCGCGTTCGCCCTCAGCTGGTTCGTGCTCAGGCTGTGGATCGCGCCGCGACGCGATCCGGCGCTGCTGCCCGGCACAGACACGGAGGTGGCTTGA
- the hemN gene encoding oxygen-independent coproporphyrinogen III oxidase: protein MDASLPFNAELLRRYDRPGPRYTSYPTAPQFSAAFGEAELREAVDASNGDPIPRRLSLYVHVPFCVSPCFYCGCNRIITRDKSRAEGYLARLYREIDLVASLFDRDREVVQLHLGGGTPNFMAPGQLAELVDTLRRQFHFARPEESDISIELDPRFVSPADIAELGSIGFNRASFGVQDFDPLVQEAVNRIQSVEETRAVVEACRASGFRSVNVDLIYGLPKQNPAGFARTLDTVLEMRPDRLAVYGYAHMPDLFRAQNQIDAADLPSAEEKLGLLELAITRLSAGGYEYIGMDHFALPDDDLAMAQARGSLHRNFMGYTTHADSDLVGLGVSAISHIGDTFSQNPRDLPGWQIAIDEGRLPVFRGMRLSADDILRADLIQRLMCQAEVPVDALERRHDIVFAEYFAADIERLRPLQDDGLVRLEPDRIVVTARGRLLLRNIAMCFDHYLPAPDATPADTSRPRFSRAI from the coding sequence ATGGACGCCTCCCTCCCCTTCAATGCCGAGCTCCTGCGCCGCTACGACCGCCCGGGCCCGCGCTACACCTCGTATCCGACCGCGCCGCAGTTCAGCGCCGCATTCGGCGAGGCCGAGCTGCGCGAAGCGGTGGATGCCAGCAACGGCGACCCGATCCCGCGCCGGCTGTCGCTGTATGTCCACGTTCCGTTCTGCGTCAGCCCCTGTTTCTACTGCGGCTGCAACCGCATCATCACCCGCGACAAGTCGCGCGCCGAGGGCTACCTGGCGCGCCTGTACCGGGAGATCGACCTGGTCGCGTCGCTGTTCGACCGCGACCGCGAAGTCGTGCAGCTGCACCTCGGCGGCGGTACGCCGAACTTCATGGCGCCCGGACAACTGGCGGAGCTCGTCGACACGCTGCGCCGCCAGTTCCATTTCGCGCGGCCCGAGGAAAGCGACATCTCCATCGAGCTCGACCCGCGCTTCGTCTCGCCGGCCGACATCGCCGAGCTCGGCAGCATCGGGTTCAACCGCGCGAGCTTCGGGGTACAGGATTTTGATCCGCTGGTGCAGGAAGCCGTCAACCGCATCCAGTCGGTGGAGGAAACACGCGCGGTGGTCGAGGCCTGCCGCGCCAGCGGCTTCCGATCGGTCAACGTCGACCTGATCTACGGCCTGCCGAAGCAGAACCCGGCCGGTTTCGCGCGCACGCTCGACACGGTGCTCGAGATGCGCCCGGACCGCCTGGCGGTCTACGGCTATGCGCACATGCCCGACCTGTTCCGCGCGCAGAACCAGATCGACGCGGCAGACCTGCCCAGTGCGGAGGAGAAACTCGGCCTGCTCGAGCTGGCCATCACGCGCCTCTCCGCCGGTGGCTACGAATACATCGGCATGGACCACTTCGCGCTGCCCGACGACGACCTCGCCATGGCGCAGGCGCGCGGCAGCCTGCACCGCAACTTCATGGGCTACACCACCCACGCCGACAGCGACCTGGTCGGCCTCGGCGTCAGTGCGATCAGCCATATCGGCGACACCTTCAGCCAGAACCCGCGCGACCTGCCCGGCTGGCAGATCGCGATCGACGAAGGCCGGCTGCCGGTGTTCCGCGGCATGCGCCTCAGCGCCGACGACATCCTGCGCGCGGATTTGATCCAGCGCCTGATGTGCCAGGCGGAGGTGCCGGTGGATGCGCTGGAGCGCCGCCACGACATCGTGTTCGCGGAGTATTTCGCGGCCGACATCGAGCGCCTGCGCCCGCTGCAGGATGACGGACTGGTGCGTCTCGAGCCGGACCGGATCGTGGTGACCGCGCGCGGTCGCCTGTTGTTGCGTAATATTGCGATGTGCTTCGACCACTACCTCCCCGCCCCCGACGCCACGCCGGCCGATACTTCGCGCCCGCGCTTCTCCCGCGCCATCTGA
- a CDS encoding NAD-dependent dehydratase — MKLLLFGATGLVGGEVFRLAIADPRISAVTAPVRRELPAQAGLVSPRVDFEQLPEDAHWWQADAVICALGTTLRAAGSRDAFRRVDHAYPLEVARIARRHGTPTYVLNSAMGADPASRFFYNRVKGDLERDLARIGFPSLTFVRPGLIGGERNEVRVGERAMAAVLRIAAPVLPPRLRINPATNIASAMLEAAVAAAAGTHVISSAELAVQRAV, encoded by the coding sequence ATGAAACTGCTGCTGTTCGGCGCGACCGGTCTGGTCGGTGGCGAGGTGTTCCGGCTGGCCATTGCCGATCCACGGATCTCTGCGGTGACCGCTCCGGTGCGACGCGAACTACCGGCGCAGGCAGGCCTGGTGTCGCCCCGCGTCGATTTCGAACAGCTGCCGGAAGACGCGCACTGGTGGCAGGCGGACGCCGTGATCTGTGCGCTCGGGACCACGCTGCGCGCAGCCGGATCACGGGATGCGTTCCGCCGCGTCGACCACGCGTATCCACTCGAGGTCGCGCGGATCGCCAGGCGCCATGGGACACCCACGTATGTACTGAACTCCGCGATGGGCGCCGATCCCGCGTCCAGGTTTTTCTACAACCGGGTGAAGGGCGACCTGGAGCGTGATCTGGCGCGGATAGGCTTTCCGTCACTGACCTTCGTGCGGCCGGGGCTGATCGGTGGGGAGCGCAATGAGGTGCGGGTCGGCGAACGGGCCATGGCGGCCGTGCTGCGCATCGCGGCACCCGTGCTTCCGCCACGCTTGCGGATCAACCCCGCCACCAATATCGCCAGCGCGATGCTCGAGGCCGCGGTTGCGGCAGCCGCGGGCACGCATGTGATTTCGAGCGCGGAGCTGGCGGTTCAGCGTGCCGTATAG
- a CDS encoding NnrS family protein: MGVAPTTARNGATAPLARLAIAPHRLLFFIGTGNLLLAMAWWTAWLVSARWPQLLQMHQPDPYAGWLHALVMQYQMLPSFIFGFLLTVFPRWMALPDAARWHYVPVGLGLFGGQVATLMGALGAPAGIEVGVIMTLAGWTAGLCFLGDQVVRERGTTWHARSCFAALVLGWIGIAAFAATLLGASPQWVFASIKIGTFGLLLPVYLTVAHRMFPFFAANVVPGYVPWRPLWLLAAFWVFSLMHLGLELVHAYAWLWLADLPLLALSLTALWRWWPRGPKPGILAVLFLALAWLPATFALYAAQSLVYLAGEGFILGRAPAHALFVGFFGSVLVAMVTRVTQGHSGRKIEMPKVAWIAFAGIQLVTVARIAADLADDSGAWWTLAAAGWLVVLAPWVARLGGIYLSPRADGKPG; this comes from the coding sequence ATGGGTGTTGCCCCCACCACGGCACGCAACGGCGCCACGGCACCGCTCGCGAGGCTGGCCATCGCACCGCACCGGCTGCTGTTTTTCATCGGTACCGGCAACCTGCTGCTGGCGATGGCATGGTGGACGGCGTGGCTGGTCTCCGCGCGCTGGCCACAGCTGCTGCAGATGCACCAGCCCGATCCCTACGCGGGTTGGCTGCATGCGCTGGTGATGCAGTACCAGATGCTGCCGAGCTTCATCTTCGGCTTCCTGCTGACGGTATTCCCGCGCTGGATGGCGCTGCCCGATGCGGCCCGCTGGCATTACGTGCCGGTCGGCCTCGGCCTGTTCGGTGGGCAGGTCGCGACACTGATGGGCGCACTGGGGGCGCCGGCCGGCATCGAGGTGGGGGTGATCATGACCCTGGCCGGATGGACCGCGGGCCTGTGCTTCCTGGGTGACCAGGTGGTGCGCGAGCGCGGCACCACCTGGCATGCGCGCTCGTGCTTCGCGGCGCTGGTGCTGGGGTGGATCGGCATCGCGGCGTTCGCGGCCACCCTGCTGGGGGCGTCGCCGCAGTGGGTATTCGCCAGCATCAAGATCGGGACGTTCGGGCTGCTGCTGCCCGTCTACCTGACGGTGGCGCACCGCATGTTCCCGTTCTTCGCCGCCAACGTGGTGCCCGGCTACGTGCCATGGCGCCCGCTCTGGCTGCTGGCGGCGTTCTGGGTGTTTAGCCTCATGCACCTGGGGCTCGAGCTGGTGCACGCATATGCCTGGCTGTGGCTGGCCGACCTGCCACTGCTGGCGCTGTCGCTGACGGCCCTCTGGCGCTGGTGGCCGCGCGGTCCGAAGCCCGGGATCCTCGCGGTGCTGTTCCTGGCCCTGGCATGGCTGCCGGCCACGTTCGCACTGTATGCGGCGCAGAGCCTGGTCTACCTCGCCGGCGAAGGCTTCATCCTCGGGCGCGCGCCGGCCCATGCCCTGTTTGTCGGCTTCTTCGGCAGCGTGCTGGTGGCCATGGTGACGCGCGTCACCCAGGGCCACTCGGGGCGGAAGATCGAGATGCCCAAGGTGGCCTGGATCGCGTTTGCCGGGATCCAGCTGGTGACGGTGGCGCGCATCGCCGCGGATCTCGCAGACGACTCCGGTGCGTGGTGGACGCTGGCCGCCGCGGGCTGGCTGGTGGTGCTGGCGCCGTGGGTGGCAAGGCTCGGCGGCATCTATCTGTCACCGCGTGCCGACGGAAAACCCGGCTAG
- a CDS encoding glucose 1-dehydrogenase, whose translation MKRILGKTCIVTGASLGIGRACALRLAEEGGRVALFDVLDDDGSALRDELRASGHDAEYWHVDVSSEASVRAAVDEVAAHFGSVDVLVNNAGIAGINKPTHEVSEAEWDRVQDVNVKGVFFCTKHVLAHMRRAGAGSIIHLSSIYGLVGAPDLPPYHASKGAVTLMAKTDALLYAADGIRVNSVHPGFIWTPLVAHLLVASGATDLDVARAELGKLHALGHVGEPDDVAWGVVYLASDEAKFVTGSELVIDGGYTAR comes from the coding sequence ATGAAGCGCATCCTTGGCAAGACCTGCATCGTCACCGGGGCGTCGCTCGGCATCGGTCGCGCGTGCGCGCTGCGACTGGCGGAGGAAGGCGGACGCGTCGCTCTGTTCGACGTTCTCGACGACGACGGAAGCGCGCTCAGGGACGAGCTGCGGGCGTCGGGCCACGACGCGGAGTACTGGCACGTGGACGTTTCCAGCGAGGCCTCGGTTCGCGCGGCAGTGGACGAGGTCGCAGCGCACTTTGGCAGCGTCGACGTGCTGGTGAACAACGCCGGTATCGCCGGCATCAACAAGCCCACCCACGAGGTCAGCGAGGCCGAGTGGGACCGCGTGCAGGACGTCAACGTCAAGGGCGTGTTCTTCTGCACCAAGCATGTGCTTGCGCACATGCGCCGCGCCGGTGCCGGCAGCATCATCCACCTGTCGTCCATCTACGGGCTGGTCGGCGCGCCGGACCTGCCGCCCTACCATGCGTCCAAGGGCGCGGTCACGCTGATGGCCAAGACTGACGCCCTGCTCTATGCGGCGGACGGCATCCGCGTCAATTCGGTGCACCCGGGCTTCATCTGGACGCCACTGGTGGCCCATCTCCTCGTCGCCAGCGGGGCGACCGACCTCGACGTCGCGCGCGCGGAACTCGGCAAGCTGCATGCACTGGGCCATGTCGGCGAGCCCGACGACGTCGCCTGGGGCGTGGTCTACCTGGCCTCGGACGAAGCGAAGTTCGTGACCGGCTCGGAACTCGTCATCGACGGTGGCTATACGGCACGCTGA
- a CDS encoding SirB2 family protein translates to MIEFYPQIKSVHVATVVASGLLFAVRGLLVQVGQPRLALAAPVRYLSYTIDTTLLTAALMLLTILPGAMFANGWLVAKIVLLVAYIVLGAHALRRGRSARVRLACYVAGFALFGFIYTIARAHHPAGFFWLLFAG, encoded by the coding sequence ATGATCGAGTTCTATCCGCAGATCAAGTCGGTGCACGTGGCCACGGTCGTGGCCAGCGGCCTGCTGTTCGCCGTGCGCGGATTGCTGGTGCAGGTCGGGCAACCGCGCCTGGCCCTCGCCGCCCCCGTGCGCTACCTGAGCTACACCATCGACACCACGCTGCTGACCGCCGCGCTCATGTTGCTGACCATCCTGCCGGGCGCCATGTTCGCCAACGGCTGGCTGGTGGCCAAGATCGTGCTGCTGGTCGCCTACATCGTGCTTGGCGCCCATGCGCTGCGCCGTGGGCGGTCTGCGCGCGTACGCCTCGCCTGCTACGTGGCGGGGTTCGCTTTGTTCGGATTCATCTATACCATCGCACGAGCCCACCACCCGGCGGGCTTCTTCTGGCTGTTGTTCGCAGGTTGA